One segment of Pseudomonas asgharzadehiana DNA contains the following:
- a CDS encoding ABC transporter permease subunit has product MKRVSFSSFMLVAGLLFIYLPMLILVIYSFNESKLVTVWGGWSIKWYVGLLDNTQLMGSVARSLEIACYTAVAAVALGTLAAFVLTRISQFKGRTLFGGLVTAPLVMPEVITGLSLLLLFVAMAQLIGWPQERGIVTIWIAHTTFCAAYVAVVVSARLRELDLSIEEAAMDLGARPWKVFFLITIPMIAPSLAAGGMMSFALSLDDLVLASFVSGPGSTTLPMEVFSAVRLGVKPEINAVASLILLAVSLVTFLVWFFSRRAEEHRKKAIQQAIEEAAADGWQQPDKRRAPAPV; this is encoded by the coding sequence ATGAAGCGCGTCAGTTTCTCAAGCTTCATGCTGGTGGCGGGGTTGTTGTTTATCTACCTGCCGATGCTGATCCTGGTGATCTACTCGTTCAACGAATCCAAACTGGTGACGGTGTGGGGCGGTTGGTCGATCAAGTGGTACGTGGGCCTGCTGGACAACACCCAACTGATGGGCTCGGTGGCGCGCTCCCTGGAGATCGCCTGCTACACGGCGGTGGCCGCGGTGGCACTGGGTACATTGGCGGCGTTCGTGCTCACGCGCATCAGCCAGTTCAAGGGCCGCACGTTGTTCGGCGGCCTGGTGACCGCGCCGTTGGTGATGCCCGAAGTGATCACCGGTCTGTCGCTGTTGCTGCTGTTCGTGGCCATGGCGCAACTGATCGGCTGGCCCCAGGAGCGTGGCATCGTCACCATCTGGATCGCCCACACCACGTTCTGTGCGGCGTATGTGGCGGTGGTGGTGTCGGCGCGTTTGCGTGAGCTGGACCTGTCGATCGAAGAAGCGGCGATGGACCTGGGCGCGCGGCCGTGGAAGGTGTTCTTCCTGATCACTATCCCGATGATCGCGCCGTCGCTGGCCGCCGGCGGCATGATGTCGTTTGCGTTGTCCCTGGATGACCTGGTACTGGCCAGCTTCGTGTCCGGCCCGGGCTCCACTACCTTGCCGATGGAAGTGTTTTCGGCCGTGCGGCTTGGGGTTAAACCCGAGATCAACGCGGTGGCCAGCCTGATTCTGTTGGCGGTGTCGCTGGTGACCTTTCTGGTGTGGTTCTTCAGCCGTCGTGCCGAGGAACACCGCAAGAAGGCGATCCAGCAGGCGATTGAAGAAGCCGCTGCCGATGGCTGGCAGCAGCCGGACAAGCGTCGGGCGCCAGCGCCGGTCTAA
- a CDS encoding ABC transporter permease subunit, with product MNMKKLKRRLHRIVPSGKQVVIGIPFLWLFLFFALPFFIVLKISFAEADVAIPPYTEIYTYVEQKLQVVLNLANYQLLAGDELYISAYLGSLKMAFFSTLLCLLIGYPMAYAIATARKEMQTVLVLLIMMPTWTAILIRVYAWMGILSNNGLLNGFLMSMGLINEPLQILNTNIAVYIGVVYSYLPFMILPLYANLVKHDQSLLEAASDLGSSTFNSFWKITVPLSKNGIIAGCMLVFIPVVGEFVIPELLGGPETLMIGKVLWQEFFNNRDWPVASALAVVMLAILIVPIILFNRSQAKEMEGKI from the coding sequence ATGAACATGAAGAAGCTCAAGCGGCGCTTGCACCGCATCGTCCCCAGCGGCAAGCAGGTGGTCATCGGGATTCCGTTCCTGTGGCTGTTCCTGTTTTTCGCCTTGCCGTTTTTCATTGTCCTGAAAATCAGCTTTGCCGAAGCCGACGTGGCGATCCCGCCGTATACCGAGATCTACACCTACGTTGAGCAAAAACTGCAGGTGGTGCTGAACCTGGCCAACTACCAGTTACTGGCGGGGGATGAGCTGTATATCTCCGCCTACCTGGGCTCGCTGAAGATGGCCTTTTTCAGCACGCTGCTGTGCCTGCTGATCGGCTATCCGATGGCCTACGCCATTGCTACCGCGCGCAAAGAAATGCAGACCGTGCTGGTGCTGCTGATCATGATGCCGACCTGGACCGCCATTTTGATCCGCGTGTATGCGTGGATGGGCATCCTCAGCAACAACGGTTTGCTCAATGGTTTCCTGATGTCCATGGGGCTGATCAACGAGCCGCTGCAGATCCTCAACACCAACATCGCGGTGTATATCGGCGTGGTTTATTCATACCTGCCGTTCATGATCCTGCCGCTGTACGCCAACCTGGTGAAGCACGACCAGAGCCTGCTTGAAGCTGCATCGGACCTGGGTTCGAGCACGTTCAACAGCTTCTGGAAGATCACCGTGCCGTTGTCCAAGAACGGCATCATCGCCGGTTGCATGCTGGTGTTTATCCCGGTGGTGGGCGAGTTCGTGATCCCTGAACTGCTCGGCGGCCCGGAAACCCTGATGATCGGTAAAGTGCTGTGGCAAGAGTTCTTCAACAACCGTGACTGGCCGGTGGCGTCTGCCCTGGCGGTGGTGATGCTGGCGATCCTGATCGTGCCGATCATCCTGTTTAACCGCAGCCAAGCCAAAGAGATGGAGGGCAAGATATGA